From Dehalococcoidales bacterium, the proteins below share one genomic window:
- the serA gene encoding phosphoglycerate dehydrogenase, with the protein MRVLVTDPIAPAGTGILRQHSEVDERPGLGAEELRSIIADYDALIVRSQTRVTAGIIDAACRLQVIGRAGVGVDNIDVEAATRRGILVVNSPEGNIVSTAEHTMAMLLALTRQIPRAHGMLHSGIWDRSLKGVEVRNKTLGIIGLGRVGVEVAEMARGIKMNVIACDPMVAESRAERLGVKLVEMEPLLKAADFVTLHVPLNPATKGLIGSEQLKLLKPSAMVINCARGGIVDEEALYEALESGCLAGAAVDVFSEEPARDNILLKCEKVVTTPHLAASAVEAEESASTDIAEQVAAILNGHPARSPVNAPVISSEAMSVLGPYLQVGITIGRIAVQLIEGSFKSLTIRYQGDIAREDTQPIKVAVLAGLLEAVTEERVNMVNADIIASSRGLRVSEEKDTTCENYANMVTVEVETKSGSTLVAGSSIRGRTHLTRVNDYWLEIEPSGDYMLFTEHEDRPGMIGAMGTVVGNADVNISQMQVSRGIRRGGRAMMVLCLDDPVPGECYREILAIPHMHRALIVKLTR; encoded by the coding sequence ATGAGGGTACTGGTTACCGACCCGATAGCGCCGGCTGGCACCGGCATTCTGCGTCAGCATTCTGAGGTTGACGAGCGGCCGGGGCTTGGTGCCGAAGAACTGCGATCGATTATCGCTGACTATGACGCGCTGATAGTGCGCAGTCAGACCAGAGTGACCGCTGGTATTATTGATGCTGCCTGCAGACTGCAGGTCATCGGCCGGGCCGGGGTGGGAGTGGACAATATCGATGTCGAGGCGGCAACCCGCCGCGGCATACTGGTAGTCAACTCCCCGGAGGGGAATATCGTCTCTACCGCCGAGCATACCATGGCGATGCTGCTTGCCCTGACGCGCCAGATTCCCCGTGCACACGGCATGCTCCATTCCGGCATCTGGGATCGTAGCTTAAAGGGGGTTGAGGTTCGTAATAAGACTCTGGGCATTATCGGGCTGGGTAGAGTTGGCGTTGAGGTAGCTGAGATGGCCAGGGGAATTAAGATGAACGTTATTGCCTGTGACCCGATGGTTGCGGAGAGCCGGGCTGAGCGGCTGGGGGTGAAGCTGGTCGAGATGGAGCCCCTGCTGAAAGCGGCGGACTTCGTCACGTTACATGTTCCCTTAAACCCGGCGACGAAAGGGTTGATCGGCAGTGAGCAGCTCAAACTGCTGAAGCCCAGTGCAATGGTGATCAACTGCGCCCGGGGCGGCATCGTGGATGAAGAGGCGCTCTACGAGGCACTCGAATCCGGTTGTCTGGCCGGGGCGGCGGTTGATGTTTTCAGTGAGGAACCGGCCCGGGATAACATCCTTTTGAAGTGTGAAAAGGTAGTTACGACTCCTCACCTGGCGGCATCCGCTGTTGAGGCGGAGGAGAGCGCCAGTACCGATATCGCTGAGCAGGTAGCGGCAATTCTGAACGGCCATCCGGCCCGTTCACCGGTGAATGCGCCGGTGATTTCCAGCGAGGCTATGTCGGTGCTCGGCCCCTATCTCCAGGTAGGGATTACAATCGGCAGGATTGCCGTCCAGCTGATAGAAGGCTCCTTTAAATCGCTGACCATCCGCTACCAGGGGGATATCGCCAGAGAGGACACCCAGCCCATAAAAGTGGCCGTACTGGCCGGTCTCCTGGAGGCAGTGACCGAGGAGCGTGTTAATATGGTTAACGCTGATATTATTGCCAGCAGCCGTGGGCTGCGGGTTAGTGAAGAAAAGGACACTACTTGCGAGAACTACGCTAATATGGTGACGGTGGAGGTGGAGACCAAATCGGGCAGCACTCTGGTTGCCGGTTCATCAATACGAGGCAGGACTCACCTGACCCGGGTGAACGACTACTGGCTGGAGATAGAGCCCTCGGGTGACTATATGCTATTCACCGAGCATGAAGACCGTCCCGGGATGATCGGGGCGATGGGCACCGTTGTCGGCAACGCTGACGTTAATATCAGCCAGATGCAGGTGAGCCGGGGCATCCGCCGTGGCGGCAGGGCGATGATGGTGCTTTGTCTGGATGACCCTGTCCCCGGTGAGTGCTACCGGGAGATACTGGCGATACCGCATATGCACCGGGCGCTGATCGTGAAACTGACCAGATAG
- a CDS encoding cob(I)yrinic acid a,c-diamide adenosyltransferase codes for MASLGKGYVQVYTGNGKGKTTAALGLALRAAGWGLKTYIGQFMKGQHYGELDGVKKLRPFITIEQYGKDTFIHVQDPPREEDVRMAQKGLSLAMGVMCSGQYDIIIFDEIITSHYFHLVSLDEMLEVIRSRPEGVEVVFTGRYAPPELIAAADLVTEMREVKHYSEAGVTARDGIER; via the coding sequence ATGGCTTCTCTCGGTAAAGGTTATGTTCAGGTCTATACCGGGAACGGTAAAGGGAAGACTACCGCTGCCCTGGGGCTTGCCCTGAGGGCGGCCGGCTGGGGTTTAAAGACGTATATCGGGCAGTTTATGAAGGGACAGCACTACGGCGAGCTGGATGGGGTGAAAAAGCTGCGGCCCTTTATCACCATCGAGCAGTACGGTAAGGACACCTTCATTCATGTCCAGGACCCGCCCCGGGAAGAGGACGTCCGGATGGCTCAGAAGGGCTTGTCATTGGCCATGGGGGTGATGTGCTCCGGGCAATATGACATCATCATCTTCGATGAGATTATTACCAGCCACTATTTTCACCTGGTATCGCTTGACGAGATGCTGGAAGTAATCCGTTCCAGACCGGAGGGGGTAGAGGTGGTCTTCACCGGTCGCTATGCGCCCCCCGAGCTTATCGCCGCCGCCGATCTGGTCACCGAGATGAGAGAGGTGAAGCACTACAGTGAGGCAGGGGTTACCGCCCGGGATGGTATCGAGCGCTGA
- the cobS gene encoding adenosylcobinamide-GDP ribazoletransferase, with protein sequence MSFLAALRFLTTLRVPRRDGGGPEDLSHSAAFFPVVGIIIGLILAGAYWLLIRILPLGMASGILIVAGVVLSGGLHLDGFVDTCDGLGGHKDAATRWQVMHDSRSGAFGIIGVFCLLLVKYGALNSVPDNLMMAALMIMPVVSRWTMVYAIFAYPYAQPSGLGKVIKQGLGRGRFALATAVTLAAVTGLAGWGGIPLFYLAGPLIMLAVWLITLAMAAYLKGKFDGLTGDTYGAINEVAEVSTLILVCLLACNHWPGLS encoded by the coding sequence TTGAGCTTTCTAGCCGCACTAAGGTTTCTTACCACACTCCGGGTCCCCCGACGCGACGGGGGCGGCCCCGAAGACCTGTCACACTCGGCAGCCTTTTTCCCCGTCGTAGGTATTATCATCGGGCTTATCCTGGCCGGAGCCTACTGGCTCCTCATCCGTATCCTGCCTCTGGGCATGGCCAGCGGGATACTCATCGTGGCCGGTGTGGTCTTAAGCGGCGGTCTTCACCTGGACGGCTTTGTTGATACCTGCGACGGTCTCGGCGGCCACAAGGATGCTGCCACGCGGTGGCAGGTGATGCACGACAGCCGCTCCGGCGCCTTCGGCATCATCGGGGTATTCTGCCTGCTGCTGGTAAAATACGGAGCGCTGAACAGCGTGCCGGATAACCTGATGATGGCCGCCCTCATGATTATGCCGGTGGTAAGCCGCTGGACAATGGTCTATGCCATCTTCGCCTATCCCTACGCCCAGCCCTCCGGACTGGGCAAGGTCATCAAGCAGGGACTGGGCCGGGGCCGGTTTGCCCTGGCTACGGCGGTAACCTTGGCAGCGGTAACCGGGCTGGCCGGCTGGGGGGGCATCCCACTTTTTTATCTGGCTGGCCCGCTGATAATGCTTGCGGTCTGGCTGATTACCCTGGCGATGGCAGCCTATCTCAAGGGCAAGTTCGACGGCCTCACCGGCGATACCTACGGGGCGATAAATGAGGTCGCCGAGGTCTCGACGCTTATTCTGGTCTGTCTGCTGGCCTGCAACCACTGGCCGGGGCTAAGCTGA
- a CDS encoding ATP-binding protein — protein sequence MSRVTLQTGPGVFEVLANVCRSHQEAVKQFVENSADAVQQAAGDEKHISIHLQYASDIDGAVRRLKNIVVADNGIGMNSDKMKYILGHIGNSEKVQMALKGEKGIGILAFSMVAEELHIASTDTDGTPSSCLVLKRPWLKIGKAEVVERCSRHTHYRRGTVVYLEDILPEVADKLTKERLKEYLGREFANDLMQGFYAMSISDNHEFEPVPPKRYRGIRAMSTVMSLGKFGSVTVDLHVLPWDMADATVSLYGRGGTRVCLLTDLEDFRALPWIDKRLEGYIRCDNLKRTADKTAVVPDQVYQAFVAELYRIEPEVREMIDRISASSLERRFEVVLGKTGRLVDRFLRYRERGLLADLPYRSRRLRKVAAAAGDKEESTHSAGRLTARRGPAGVHSLNLRLYSPPEEKAQSRSWFDRNSGCICVNREHSEFLLSQREDARCIRYLFTIWVKESLLEEYGSDAEKLADEMVGRLSEAEPLLW from the coding sequence TTGAGCAGGGTAACGCTGCAAACCGGTCCCGGAGTCTTCGAGGTTCTGGCTAATGTCTGCCGCAGCCACCAGGAGGCGGTAAAACAGTTCGTGGAAAACTCGGCCGATGCCGTACAGCAGGCTGCTGGCGATGAGAAGCATATCTCTATCCACCTCCAGTACGCTTCGGATATCGACGGAGCGGTGAGGAGACTAAAAAATATCGTCGTTGCCGATAACGGCATCGGGATGAACAGCGATAAGATGAAGTATATTTTGGGTCATATCGGTAACTCGGAGAAGGTGCAGATGGCGCTTAAAGGGGAGAAAGGTATCGGTATCCTTGCCTTTTCTATGGTAGCCGAGGAGTTGCATATCGCCTCAACAGATACCGACGGCACGCCCTCGAGCTGTCTGGTGCTGAAGCGTCCCTGGCTCAAGATAGGAAAGGCCGAGGTTGTCGAGCGTTGTTCTCGCCATACCCACTACCGGCGCGGTACGGTCGTTTACCTGGAGGATATTCTGCCTGAGGTGGCCGACAAGCTCACCAAGGAACGCTTGAAGGAGTACTTGGGGAGGGAGTTTGCCAACGATTTGATGCAGGGCTTCTACGCGATGTCCATCTCCGATAATCACGAATTCGAGCCGGTGCCGCCCAAGAGATACCGTGGTATCAGGGCGATGTCAACTGTGATGTCGCTGGGTAAGTTCGGCTCGGTGACGGTTGACCTTCATGTTCTGCCCTGGGATATGGCGGATGCTACCGTGAGCCTTTACGGTCGGGGTGGTACGCGTGTCTGCCTGCTTACTGATCTCGAAGATTTCAGGGCGCTGCCCTGGATCGATAAGCGCCTTGAGGGTTATATTCGCTGCGATAACCTGAAGCGTACTGCGGACAAGACGGCGGTGGTGCCGGACCAGGTCTACCAGGCGTTTGTTGCCGAATTGTATCGCATCGAACCGGAAGTGAGGGAGATGATAGATAGGATCAGCGCCAGCTCTCTGGAGCGTCGCTTTGAGGTGGTGTTGGGTAAGACAGGGCGGCTGGTGGATAGGTTCCTGCGTTACCGGGAGCGGGGACTTCTGGCCGATTTGCCCTACCGTTCCCGGCGGCTCAGGAAGGTGGCAGCGGCTGCCGGTGATAAGGAGGAATCAACTCACTCAGCCGGTCGGCTTACCGCCCGGCGTGGCCCGGCCGGAGTCCACAGCCTTAATCTAAGGCTATATTCTCCTCCCGAGGAGAAGGCCCAGTCCCGGAGCTGGTTCGACCGGAATAGCGGCTGCATCTGTGTTAACCGGGAGCACTCGGAGTTTCTCCTCTCACAGCGGGAGGACGCCCGCTGCATCCGCTACCTGTTTACGATATGGGTTAAGGAGAGCCTACTCGAGGAATACGGCAGTGATGCCGAGAAGCTGGCTGATGAAATGGTGGGCCGGCTCTCTGAAGCGGAGCCCCTGCTATGGTAG
- the cobT gene encoding nicotinate-nucleotide--dimethylbenzimidazole phosphoribosyltransferase produces the protein MTESLTEIIGKIGAPDQAAMAEAKARQNTLTKPAGSLGRLEDLSVQLAGIQGRRLPRIKEKAIIVMAADHGVVAEGISAYPREVTPQMVYNFLEGGAGVNVIARQVGARLVIVDIGIAATLKPTPRLLSRKIAPGTRNMAAGPAMNDDEAKRAIETGIEVTLAEVSKGLDIIGTGDMGIGNTTSSSAICAVMTGKPVTEVTGRGTGITDKQLEHKVAVITRAIKVNEPDPAKPIEVLAKVGGLEIGGITGVILAAAAHRIPVVIDGFISGAAALIAAALAPGVKDFLIAAHVSAEPGHRLLLKHLGLKPLLDLGMRLGEGTGAALGISLAETSARILAEMATFIDAGVSGRSEAEN, from the coding sequence ATGACGGAATCATTAACAGAGATAATCGGAAAGATAGGGGCGCCGGACCAAGCGGCAATGGCTGAGGCAAAAGCCAGGCAGAATACCCTGACCAAGCCCGCGGGCAGCCTGGGTCGGCTCGAGGACCTCTCCGTTCAACTGGCCGGCATTCAGGGCAGGCGCCTGCCCCGGATAAAGGAGAAGGCCATTATCGTCATGGCGGCCGACCACGGCGTGGTCGCAGAAGGGATAAGCGCCTATCCCCGGGAGGTAACCCCGCAGATGGTCTATAACTTCCTCGAGGGCGGGGCCGGGGTAAACGTCATCGCCCGCCAGGTGGGCGCCCGGCTGGTTATAGTGGACATCGGGATAGCCGCTACGCTCAAGCCCACCCCCCGGCTCCTGTCAAGGAAGATCGCCCCGGGCACCCGCAACATGGCAGCCGGCCCGGCGATGAACGATGATGAGGCGAAGCGGGCGATAGAGACCGGCATCGAGGTAACGCTGGCTGAGGTAAGCAAGGGGCTTGATATCATCGGCACCGGAGACATGGGCATCGGCAACACCACCTCAAGCAGCGCTATCTGCGCCGTTATGACGGGAAAGCCGGTAACCGAGGTAACCGGCAGAGGCACCGGCATTACCGATAAGCAGCTGGAGCATAAGGTAGCGGTAATAACCAGAGCAATCAAAGTAAATGAACCCGACCCGGCCAAACCGATTGAGGTACTGGCCAAAGTAGGCGGCCTTGAGATTGGCGGGATTACCGGGGTAATACTAGCCGCCGCCGCTCACCGCATCCCGGTAGTAATCGACGGCTTCATCTCGGGGGCGGCCGCCCTGATTGCCGCAGCGCTGGCACCGGGAGTGAAGGACTTCCTGATTGCCGCCCATGTCTCCGCCGAGCCGGGCCATCGACTGCTGCTCAAACACCTGGGACTTAAGCCACTGCTCGACCTCGGTATGCGCCTGGGCGAAGGCACCGGGGCTGCCCTGGGCATCTCCCTGGCCGAGACCTCAGCCAGGATCCTGGCTGAGATGGCCACCTTTATCGATGCCGGAGTATCGGGCAGGAGCGAGGCGGAGAATTGA
- the cobU gene encoding bifunctional adenosylcobinamide kinase/adenosylcobinamide-phosphate guanylyltransferase has protein sequence MNKGCTLIVGGARSGKSRFAQDLAEKTGKAVLFVATAEASDEEMSRRIEKHRKSRPASWRTLEATGNLSGRISREISGEGVVIIDCITLLVNNITGSYGNRGSEDLVEEKVTAEIRELIECIDQTDARFIIVSNEVGLGLVPANKLGRLYRDILGRANQLLARRADEVYLMVCGLPVVIKTPARS, from the coding sequence ATGAACAAAGGGTGTACCCTGATAGTCGGCGGCGCCCGCAGTGGCAAGAGCCGTTTCGCCCAGGATCTCGCCGAAAAGACGGGAAAAGCGGTGCTCTTTGTGGCTACCGCCGAGGCCAGTGATGAAGAGATGAGCCGCCGCATCGAGAAGCACCGCAAGTCCCGGCCGGCTTCCTGGCGGACTCTAGAGGCTACCGGCAATTTATCCGGCCGGATTAGCCGGGAAATCAGCGGGGAAGGGGTGGTGATTATCGACTGCATCACCCTGCTGGTGAACAACATCACCGGGAGCTACGGCAACCGGGGCAGCGAGGACCTTGTCGAGGAGAAGGTTACCGCTGAGATCAGGGAGCTAATCGAGTGTATCGACCAAACCGATGCCAGATTTATTATCGTTAGTAACGAGGTCGGTCTGGGGTTGGTACCGGCAAACAAGCTAGGCCGCCTCTACCGCGACATCCTGGGCCGGGCGAACCAGCTCCTTGCCCGGCGTGCCGATGAGGTCTACCTGATGGTCTGCGGGCTGCCGGTAGTGATAAAAACTCCTGCCCGAAGCTAA
- a CDS encoding acetamidase/formamidase family protein, protein MSKLKRIPRARNFDEIKHFTLDRNTPPALKVELGESFVAETEDCFRGVLRDKPGRLYPRDMAPYSERVPACLNPLCGPVYVSGVEAGDVLVVTIEKIDSLLNGVTCTIPGAHHFTGLSGWEECDEMYTGLIEHDGGRGTWRYGGHSYTWELKPFLGTFATAPEWEVLSSLATSFGSALAGGGNLDCRDVREGTRVYLQSFNKGGLLYFGDMHASQGDGEVTGIANEVAGEVTLRCDVIKNKKLNNVRLETAESLISVYCYRPVEEAIKQALKDLVLWLGEDYGMSKREVYMLCSICPDFRINIYQVCSGLGRLMTTVGAEFPRKMLPG, encoded by the coding sequence ATGTCAAAACTTAAACGCATTCCCCGGGCCAGGAACTTCGATGAAATCAAGCACTTTACCCTGGACCGGAACACACCGCCCGCCCTTAAAGTGGAGCTTGGCGAGTCTTTCGTTGCCGAGACCGAGGACTGCTTCCGGGGCGTTCTAAGGGATAAACCGGGCCGGTTATATCCCCGGGATATGGCGCCCTATTCGGAAAGGGTGCCGGCCTGCCTGAACCCGCTCTGCGGCCCGGTGTACGTTAGCGGTGTCGAAGCAGGGGATGTCCTGGTGGTAACCATAGAGAAGATCGACAGCCTGCTTAACGGAGTAACCTGCACCATTCCGGGGGCGCACCACTTTACCGGGCTCTCCGGCTGGGAAGAGTGCGATGAGATGTATACCGGTTTAATAGAGCATGACGGTGGCAGGGGGACCTGGCGCTATGGAGGGCACAGCTACACCTGGGAGCTCAAGCCGTTCCTGGGCACCTTTGCCACTGCTCCGGAGTGGGAGGTTCTATCCAGCCTGGCCACCAGTTTCGGTTCCGCCCTGGCCGGTGGGGGAAACCTGGACTGCCGGGATGTCAGGGAGGGGACCAGGGTGTACCTGCAGTCCTTCAATAAGGGCGGGCTGCTGTACTTCGGCGATATGCACGCTTCTCAGGGGGATGGCGAGGTTACCGGCATAGCTAACGAGGTGGCCGGCGAGGTGACCCTGAGGTGCGATGTTATCAAGAATAAGAAGCTGAATAACGTCCGTCTGGAGACTGCGGAGTCTCTGATATCCGTCTACTGCTACCGGCCGGTTGAAGAGGCGATCAAACAGGCGCTGAAGGACCTGGTGCTGTGGCTGGGAGAGGACTACGGTATGAGTAAGCGTGAGGTCTATATGCTCTGTAGCATCTGCCCTGATTTCAGGATCAATATCTACCAGGTCTGTAGCGGGCTGGGCCGGTTAATGACTACGGTCGGGGCTGAGTTCCCCAGGAAGATGCTACCCGGATAA
- a CDS encoding cob(I)yrinic acid a,c-diamide adenosyltransferase, protein MKTKERLARGYIQVYTGEGKGKTTAALGLALRAAGRGMRVVFIQFLKGETSGEQILAAGYHLFEIIRPNQGICLRHGNEELRPVTEQTLSLAEEKLTKGKYDIIVLDEIFTAVNRGLITTARVIDLLDKKPVNVELVLTGRKAPPEIIERADLVTNMTAVKHYFSKGIRGRKGIEY, encoded by the coding sequence GAGGGCAAGGGGAAGACCACCGCCGCCCTCGGGCTGGCCTTAAGGGCAGCAGGGCGGGGGATGCGGGTAGTCTTCATCCAGTTTCTCAAGGGAGAGACCTCGGGCGAACAGATCCTTGCCGCCGGATACCACCTCTTCGAAATCATCCGGCCGAACCAGGGCATCTGCCTCCGGCATGGTAACGAAGAACTCCGTCCGGTAACCGAGCAAACGCTCTCTCTCGCCGAAGAGAAGCTCACTAAAGGGAAGTACGATATCATCGTCCTGGACGAGATTTTCACGGCGGTGAACAGAGGGCTGATCACCACCGCCCGGGTCATCGACCTGCTGGATAAGAAGCCGGTTAACGTCGAGCTGGTGCTGACCGGGCGTAAGGCGCCCCCGGAGATAATCGAGCGGGCCGACCTGGTCACTAATATGACTGCAGTGAAGCACTATTTCAGTAAAGGGATCAGGGGGCGCAAGGGCATTGAGTACTGA
- the typA gene encoding translational GTPase TypA: MECRHDIRNIAIIAHVDHGKTTLVDAMLKQSRIFRDNQTIGELIMDSNTLEREKGITIMSKNTAVVYRGIKINIIDTPGHADFSGEVERVISMADGCLLLVDSVDGPMPQTRFVLRHALKYGLKPIVVINKIDRKTSRIKEVLRFTQDLFLELATSPEQLDFPVLYASAKEGTAVTEPGLTGRDISPLFDCILENVPPPRIESGPFQMLVSNLDYDSHKGKIAIGRVWRGKVCPHDPVVGIDADGSLSYSEVNQVFTYFGLKRLEVSEACAGDIVAITGVRDVVIGDTIASRERPEALPRIEIGEPTVEMTFSINTSPFAGREGRFVTTRQLRERLYRELSTNLSLRVQDTANPDSFLVKGRGELHLAILIETMRREGYEFEVSKPEAITKLVDGRLMEPVEALTIDTREGYIGILTEMLSERQAQMTNMHHDGAGNVRLEFRIPTKGIIGFRSGFLTATRGEGIMNTVFLGYEPWHGAIVSSRNGALVAAEEGTAVTYGINNAQGRGMTFIDPGTPVYRGMIIGLSSRPKDIPINVCKEKKKTNVRSSTSDIAIKLIPPVKMSLEQAIDFITGDELVEITPKNIRMRKRPQPVHRRGELSNTG, encoded by the coding sequence ATGGAATGCCGTCACGACATAAGAAATATCGCTATCATAGCCCATGTTGACCACGGCAAGACCACCCTGGTGGACGCTATGCTCAAACAGAGCAGGATATTCCGGGATAACCAGACAATAGGTGAGCTGATCATGGACAGCAATACCCTGGAACGGGAAAAAGGTATTACTATCATGTCCAAAAATACGGCCGTGGTCTACCGGGGCATCAAGATTAATATCATAGATACGCCGGGTCACGCCGATTTCAGTGGCGAGGTAGAGCGGGTCATCAGCATGGCCGACGGTTGTCTGCTTCTCGTGGATTCGGTGGACGGCCCGATGCCCCAGACCAGATTCGTCCTCCGTCACGCCCTCAAGTACGGCCTTAAGCCAATCGTGGTCATCAATAAGATAGACCGGAAGACCTCCCGGATAAAAGAGGTTCTCCGATTCACCCAGGACCTCTTTCTGGAACTGGCTACCAGCCCGGAGCAGCTTGATTTCCCGGTCCTGTACGCCAGCGCCAAGGAAGGAACCGCCGTGACCGAGCCCGGCCTGACGGGCAGGGACATCAGTCCTCTTTTCGATTGCATTTTGGAGAACGTGCCGCCGCCCCGGATCGAAAGCGGTCCCTTTCAAATGCTGGTCTCTAATCTGGACTATGACAGTCACAAAGGGAAAATAGCCATCGGCCGGGTCTGGCGCGGCAAGGTCTGTCCTCATGACCCGGTGGTCGGCATCGATGCCGACGGAAGCCTGAGCTACAGCGAGGTTAACCAGGTATTCACCTATTTTGGCTTGAAACGCCTGGAGGTAAGCGAAGCCTGCGCGGGCGATATTGTCGCGATAACCGGAGTCAGGGATGTCGTTATCGGAGACACCATTGCCAGCCGGGAGCGTCCGGAGGCCCTGCCCCGCATCGAGATCGGCGAGCCCACGGTAGAGATGACCTTCAGCATCAATACCTCACCGTTCGCCGGTCGTGAAGGCCGCTTCGTGACAACGCGCCAGCTCCGGGAACGACTTTACCGGGAACTGAGCACCAACCTGAGCCTGAGAGTCCAGGATACCGCTAACCCCGACAGCTTTCTGGTCAAAGGCAGGGGGGAGCTGCACCTTGCCATCCTGATCGAGACCATGCGCCGTGAAGGCTATGAGTTTGAAGTCTCTAAACCGGAGGCAATCACCAAGCTGGTCGACGGCCGGCTAATGGAACCCGTAGAAGCCCTGACTATTGACACTCGAGAGGGATACATCGGTATCCTGACCGAGATGCTCAGCGAGCGGCAGGCTCAAATGACAAATATGCATCATGACGGCGCAGGGAATGTACGCCTGGAGTTCCGGATACCGACCAAGGGGATAATAGGTTTCCGCAGCGGCTTTCTGACCGCTACCCGGGGGGAGGGCATCATGAACACGGTCTTTCTCGGCTACGAACCCTGGCACGGGGCGATAGTCTCCAGCCGCAACGGTGCCCTGGTGGCTGCCGAAGAAGGCACCGCGGTTACCTATGGAATCAATAATGCCCAGGGCAGGGGCATGACCTTCATCGACCCGGGCACCCCGGTATACCGGGGGATGATAATCGGGCTCAGTTCACGCCCCAAGGATATTCCAATCAATGTCTGCAAGGAGAAAAAGAAGACCAACGTCCGCTCATCGACCTCCGATATCGCCATAAAGCTGATCCCGCCCGTCAAGATGAGTTTGGAGCAGGCCATCGATTTCATCACCGGGGATGAGCTTGTGGAAATCACGCCGAAGAATATCAGAATGCGGAAGAGGCCGCAGCCGGTCCATCGCCGCGGTGAATTATCAAACACCGGGTAG
- a CDS encoding winged helix-turn-helix transcriptional regulator, with translation MVEVLQNKNLATRFQILVEIAAMQPNIQQRHIAKKLNITPQAVSDYVKRMLADGLLTSDGRSRYRVSNEGVNWIIKVLRELRAYSSFARSAIMGSSVCAALADCDLSGGQPVGLEMKDGLLFATRRIGRGARGRVVADVKQGEDAGITDIEGIVPVATGRVTILSMPGIQKGGSRKVDLKLLDSELKDRVFIGTLGIEAQVILRKAGVRFSLYGAAEAAVEAAQSGLRPLLLCVEDEISRLVKRLEEENIGYELINIEKG, from the coding sequence ATGGTAGAGGTACTGCAGAACAAGAACTTGGCGACTCGGTTTCAGATACTGGTGGAGATAGCGGCGATGCAGCCCAATATCCAGCAGAGACATATCGCTAAGAAGCTTAACATTACTCCCCAGGCGGTATCGGATTATGTTAAAAGAATGTTGGCTGACGGACTGCTTACCTCCGACGGGCGTTCCCGCTATCGGGTCAGTAATGAGGGTGTCAACTGGATAATAAAGGTGCTCCGTGAGCTCAGGGCCTATAGTTCCTTTGCCCGCAGTGCGATTATGGGCAGCTCGGTGTGTGCGGCGCTGGCAGACTGTGATTTGAGCGGTGGGCAGCCGGTGGGCTTGGAGATGAAGGACGGCCTGCTCTTCGCTACCAGGCGCATCGGCCGGGGAGCCCGGGGCAGGGTAGTTGCCGATGTCAAGCAGGGGGAGGATGCCGGCATTACCGACATCGAGGGGATAGTACCGGTAGCGACGGGCCGGGTCACCATCCTCAGTATGCCCGGTATTCAGAAGGGCGGCTCCCGGAAGGTCGACCTCAAGCTGCTGGATAGCGAGCTTAAGGATAGGGTCTTCATCGGGACGCTCGGTATTGAGGCTCAGGTCATCCTGAGAAAGGCTGGTGTCAGGTTCTCTCTCTACGGTGCTGCCGAGGCAGCCGTCGAGGCTGCCCAGAGTGGGCTCAGGCCGTTGCTCCTCTGTGTTGAGGATGAGATATCCCGCCTGGTTAAGAGGTTGGAAGAGGAAAACATCGGCTACGAGCTGATCAATATCGAAAAAGGCTGA